The Cervus elaphus chromosome 22, mCerEla1.1, whole genome shotgun sequence genome has a window encoding:
- the LOC122680809 gene encoding killer cell lectin-like receptor subfamily B member 1B allele A — translation MAGEIVYADIKHTSSEHSSSLQRSDSQHHGIFLKVGCAMIIILLVIVIVLSMLVIQFKSARQTEVDNESKKKYCTEQSKSEASNSIVSFDSSTVRTSCPTKDWRPHGGKCYWVAENENKKSWNESKNDCVMKNAHLMVIRDFTDTTFLGQNIHDSFWVGLRIPPGGELWTWLDNSTFDPQLFSNERETRSMKCAQLSSNKIFKASCEKNYPWICQL, via the exons ATGGCTGGAGAGATAGTCTATGCTGATATCAAACATACATCTTCAGAACATTCATCTTCACTCCAGAGATCTG ATTCTCaacaccatggaattttcctgaaaGTTGGATGTGCAATGATTATCATTCTTCTTGTAATAGTAATTGTGCTGAGCATGCTTG TTATTCAGTTCAAATCTGCAAGACAAACTGAAGTGGATaatgaatcaaagaagaaatattgtaCTGAGCAAAGTAAATCTGAAGCAAGCAACTCAATAG tttcatTTGATTCTTCTACTGTTCGTACATCATGCCCCACCAAAGATTGGAGGCCACATGGGGGGAAATGCTACTGGGttgctgaaaatgaaaataagaaatcttGGAATGAGAGTAAAAATGACTGTGTCATGAAAAACGCACATCTCATGGTAATCCGAGACTTCACTGATACG ACTTTCCTAGGGCAAAACATACATGATTCATTTTGGGTTGGTTTGAGGATTCCTCCTGGAGGGGAATTATGGACCTGGTTGGACAACAGCACTTTTGACCCTCAGCT GTTTTCAAATGAACGAGAGACCCGGAGTATGAAATGCGCCCAGCTGTCTTCTAACAAGATATTCAAAGCAAGTTGTGAGAAAAATTATCCATGGATTTGTCAATTATAA